The Henckelia pumila isolate YLH828 chromosome 2, ASM3356847v2, whole genome shotgun sequence genome includes a window with the following:
- the LOC140881698 gene encoding BTB/POZ and TAZ domain-containing protein 1-like yields MVQVKVKAVSPPPFAGAGEMPETDIHVVTSDGLLLPAHSKILAAASPVLENIIEKPQKSRISERRIPILGVPHGAVSAFIKFLYSSKLSEEELEKHGIHLLVLSHVYLVPQLKQICVKGLAERVTVDNAIDVLQLASLCDAPHLYLKCMNFLSNNFESIEKTEGWKFMQKHDPRLELEILQFIDETESRREKTRRHREEQSLYMQLSEAMECLEHICSEGCTSVGPSDMDTSHHKAPCSNFSTCHGLQLLIMHFGACKKRATGGGCSRCNRMWQLFRLHSSICDQEICRVPLCQQFKIKAQRDHPRKGSDIVRWELLVKKVMTAKAMSSLSLPHMKKVEKEP; encoded by the exons ATGGTTCAAGTGAAAGTGAAAGCGGTCTCACCTCCTCCGTTCGCCGGCGCCGGAGAAATGCCGGAGACCGACATCCACGTCGTCACCTCCGACGGCTTGCTCTTACCGGCGCACTCCAAAATACTG GCTGCGGCGTCGCCGGTGCTGGAGAACATAATAGAAAAGCCGCAAAAGAGCCGGATATCCGAACGGAGAATTCCGATACTCGGAGTCCCGCACGGCGCCGTTTCTGCCTTCATCAAGTTTCTTTATTCCTCCAA GCTTAGCGAGGAAGAGTTGGAGAAACATGGGATTCATCTGCTGGTATTGTCGCATGTTTATTTAGTACCACAGCTAAAGCAAATATGTGTAAAGGGATTGGCCGAAAGGGTGACAGTCGACAATGCAATAGATGTGCTTCAGCTGGCAAGTCTTTGCGACGCACCCCATCTTTATCTCAAGTGTATGAATTTTTTGTCCAATAATTTCGAGTCCATCGAGAAGACCGAGGGCTGGAAATTCATGCAAAAGCACGACCCTCGTCTCGAGCTCGAGATCTTACAGTTCATCGACGAAACCGAGTCG AGGAGAGAGAAGACAAGGAGGCATAGAGAGGAGCAGAGTTTGTACATGCAATTGAGCGAAGCGATGGAGTGCCTGGAGCACATATGCTCGGAAGGTTGCACGAGTGTTGGGCCTAGTGACATGGATACGAGCCACCACAAAGCTCCTTGCAGCAACTTTTCAACGTGCCATGGCCTTCAACTTCTCATAATGCATTTCGGCGCTTGCAAGAAACGAGCTACCGGAGGCGGATGTTCCCGTTGCAATCGTATGTGGCAGCTCTTTAGATTGCACTCTTCCATTTGTGACCAAGAAATATGCAGGGTTCCGCTGTGCCA GCAATTCAAGATTAAGGCACAACGAGATCATCCTCGAAAGGGAAGCGACATCGTGCGATGGGAATTACTAGTGAAGAAGGTGATGACGGCCAAAGCCATGTCATCTTTGTCTCTCCCTCATATGAAGAAGGTTGAAAAGGAGCCATGA